A portion of the Brevundimonas pondensis genome contains these proteins:
- a CDS encoding phage terminase large subunit family protein, with amino-acid sequence MREVMVEGPSGLKAQAPRDNRPRWEAGRRRLIWPSGSAAYAFSAEDPDSLRGPQFHAAWADEFCAWRHAEATLSNLRFGLRLGADPKLAITTTPRPIAALRRLLAEPGVVKARLATKDNADNLAPGFLSHLKALYAGTRLEAQEMEGLIVEADGALFRAEDLARARGSRPARFERVVVAVDPPASAHGDACGIVAAGRKDKTGYVLADRSARGLSPAGWAQRVAETAREFEADLVLAEANQGGEMVRTLLGQADCPAQVKLVHASRSKKARAEPVAALYEQGRVVHCGAFPALEEEMMALGSEAAGAKSPDRADALVWALTHLLLVGKTQPRLRAL; translated from the coding sequence GTGCGCGAGGTCATGGTCGAGGGGCCGTCGGGGCTGAAGGCGCAGGCGCCGCGGGACAACCGGCCGCGCTGGGAGGCGGGAAGGCGACGGTTGATCTGGCCGAGCGGTTCGGCGGCCTATGCCTTCTCGGCGGAGGACCCGGACAGTTTGCGGGGGCCGCAGTTTCATGCGGCCTGGGCGGACGAGTTCTGCGCTTGGCGACACGCGGAGGCGACGTTGTCGAACCTGAGGTTTGGATTGCGGTTGGGGGCGGACCCGAAGCTGGCGATCACGACGACGCCGAGGCCGATTGCGGCGCTGAGACGCTTGCTGGCCGAGCCGGGGGTGGTGAAGGCGCGCCTAGCGACGAAGGATAATGCGGACAATCTGGCGCCGGGCTTCCTGTCGCATCTGAAGGCGCTTTACGCCGGGACGCGGCTGGAGGCGCAGGAGATGGAGGGGCTGATCGTCGAGGCCGACGGCGCTCTGTTCCGGGCCGAGGACTTGGCGCGGGCGCGAGGGAGCCGACCGGCGCGATTCGAGCGGGTGGTGGTGGCGGTGGACCCGCCGGCCAGCGCCCACGGCGACGCCTGCGGCATCGTGGCGGCGGGGCGCAAGGATAAGACGGGATACGTGCTGGCGGACCGTTCGGCGCGGGGGTTGTCGCCCGCCGGGTGGGCGCAGCGCGTGGCCGAGACGGCGAGAGAATTTGAGGCCGACCTGGTGCTGGCCGAGGCCAATCAGGGCGGAGAGATGGTGCGGACCCTGCTGGGCCAGGCGGACTGTCCGGCGCAGGTGAAGCTGGTCCACGCCAGCCGATCGAAGAAGGCGCGGGCCGAGCCGGTGGCGGCCCTCTATGAACAGGGGCGGGTGGTCCATTGCGGGGCGTTTCCGGCGCTGGAAGAGGAGATGATGGCGCTGGGGAGCGAGGCGGCGGGGGCGAAAAGCCCCGACCGCGCGGACGCCCTGGTGTGGGCGCTGACGCACCTGTTGCTGGTCGGGAAGACGCAGCCGAGGCTGCGGGCGCTCTAG
- the phoB gene encoding phosphate regulon transcriptional regulator PhoB, whose protein sequence is MQPYILVMEDEDALATLLQYNLEKEGYDVTVAADGEEGLLQVDERLPDLVLLDWMLPKLSGIEVCRRLRGRAETRNLPIIMLTARGEETDRVRGLDTGADDYMTKPFSMTELTARIRAVLRRIRPGLADDRVNHADIVIDRVAHRVRRAGKEIHLGPTEFRLLDHLMKHPGRVFSREQLLDAVWGSDVYVEARTVDVHVGRLRKALNVEGTVNPIRTVRSAGYSLDLNN, encoded by the coding sequence GTGCAACCCTATATTCTGGTGATGGAAGACGAGGACGCCCTGGCCACCCTGCTTCAGTACAATCTGGAGAAGGAAGGCTATGACGTGACCGTCGCCGCCGACGGGGAGGAGGGCCTGCTGCAGGTCGACGAGCGCCTGCCGGACCTGGTGCTGCTGGACTGGATGCTGCCGAAGCTGTCGGGCATCGAGGTCTGCCGTCGTCTGCGCGGCCGGGCCGAGACCCGCAATCTGCCGATCATCATGCTGACCGCGCGCGGCGAGGAAACCGACCGCGTGCGCGGCCTGGACACCGGCGCCGACGACTACATGACCAAGCCCTTCTCGATGACCGAGCTGACCGCCCGCATCCGCGCGGTGCTGCGCCGCATCCGTCCGGGCCTGGCCGACGACCGGGTTAATCACGCCGACATCGTCATCGACCGCGTCGCCCACCGCGTTCGCCGCGCGGGCAAGGAAATCCACCTCGGCCCGACCGAGTTCCGTCTGCTGGACCACCTGATGAAGCACCCCGGCCGGGTGTTCAGCCGTGAACAGTTGCTGGACGCCGTCTGGGGTTCGGATGTCTATGTCGAGGCCCGCACCGTGGACGTCCACGTCGGTCGCCTGCGCAAGGCCCTGAACGTCGAGGGCACGGTCAACCCGATCCGCACCGTGCGTTCGGCGGGGTATTCGCTGGACCTGAACAACTAG
- a CDS encoding DUF805 domain-containing protein: protein MRGEVLSYDAITDHGLISGDDLMRYGFSRADVAGREEPVPGLRVDFIPLEERASQIILLQVQDRGLPASAFAPGEAPLGMWAYFVRCIRQKYVDGEGRARRLEYWSFVLFAWLTMTGAMLTIFMVTALLGGFDGDTPPVTTMFALLLVFGWMLLLAIPGISVAVRRLHDVGLSGWLYLLTFIPYVGGLFMLVIGCIPSQPHPNAYGPAPRRF from the coding sequence ATGCGCGGTGAAGTTCTCAGCTATGACGCCATCACCGATCATGGTCTGATCAGCGGCGACGACCTGATGCGCTACGGCTTCTCGCGCGCGGACGTCGCCGGCCGCGAAGAGCCTGTCCCCGGCTTGCGCGTCGACTTCATTCCGCTCGAAGAGCGCGCTTCGCAGATCATCCTGCTTCAGGTGCAGGACCGCGGCCTGCCCGCCTCGGCCTTCGCACCGGGCGAGGCGCCTTTGGGCATGTGGGCCTATTTCGTCCGCTGCATCCGCCAGAAATATGTCGACGGCGAGGGTCGCGCCCGCCGTCTGGAATACTGGTCCTTCGTCCTGTTCGCCTGGCTGACGATGACCGGGGCCATGCTGACGATCTTCATGGTCACGGCGCTTCTCGGCGGCTTCGATGGAGACACTCCGCCCGTCACCACCATGTTCGCTCTGCTGCTCGTCTTCGGATGGATGCTGTTGCTGGCCATTCCCGGAATCAGCGTCGCGGTGCGTCGCCTGCACGACGTCGGCCTCAGCGGCTGGCTCTATCTTCTGACCTTCATTCCCTATGTCGGGGGCCTGTTCATGCTGGTCATCGGCTGCATTCCCTCCCAGCCGCATCCCAACGCCTATGGTCCGGCGCCGCGACGCTTCTGA
- the pstB gene encoding phosphate ABC transporter ATP-binding protein PstB, with protein MMSKIFRAPEGLADGGSAGAAPLTTAPTVGAHASAPLGPIKIAARDVSVFYGEKQALFGVSLDIPDKTVTALIGPSGCGKSTFLRTMNRMNDTIPGCRVTGEIEMDGGDINDRKIDPVLLRAQVGMVFQKPNPFPKTIYENVAYGPKIHGLASSKGELDDIVQKALKRAGLWDEVADRLHSPGTGLSGGQQQRLVIARAIAVEPEVILMDEPCSALDPIATAKIEELIDELRERYCIVIVTHSMAQAARVSQRTAFFHMGKLVETGDTEEIFTNPRERRTLDYITGRFG; from the coding sequence ATGATGTCCAAAATCTTCCGCGCCCCCGAGGGTCTGGCCGACGGCGGTTCCGCCGGGGCCGCGCCCCTGACGACCGCCCCGACCGTGGGCGCCCATGCCTCGGCGCCCCTGGGGCCGATCAAGATCGCCGCGCGCGACGTTTCCGTCTTCTACGGCGAGAAACAGGCCCTGTTCGGCGTCTCGCTGGACATCCCGGACAAGACCGTCACGGCCCTGATCGGGCCGTCGGGTTGCGGCAAGTCGACCTTCCTGCGGACCATGAACCGCATGAACGACACCATTCCGGGCTGCCGCGTCACCGGCGAGATCGAGATGGATGGCGGCGACATCAACGACCGCAAGATCGACCCCGTGCTGCTGCGCGCTCAGGTCGGCATGGTGTTCCAGAAGCCCAACCCCTTCCCCAAGACGATCTATGAGAACGTCGCCTATGGGCCGAAGATTCACGGTCTGGCCTCAAGCAAGGGCGAGCTGGACGACATCGTCCAGAAGGCGCTGAAGCGCGCCGGCCTGTGGGACGAGGTCGCCGACCGCCTGCACTCGCCGGGCACCGGCCTGTCGGGCGGCCAGCAGCAGCGTCTGGTCATCGCCCGCGCCATCGCGGTCGAACCCGAAGTGATCCTGATGGACGAGCCCTGCTCGGCGCTGGACCCGATCGCCACGGCCAAGATCGAGGAGCTGATCGACGAACTGCGCGAGCGCTACTGCATCGTCATCGTCACCCACTCGATGGCCCAGGCGGCCCGCGTGTCGCAGCGCACGGCCTTCTTCCACATGGGCAAGCTGGTCGAGACGGGCGACACCGAAGAGATCTTCACCAACCCGCGCGAGCGTCGCACGCTCGACTACATCACCGGCCGCTTCGGCTAA
- the pstA gene encoding phosphate ABC transporter permease PstA, whose amino-acid sequence MTDAAQNPSAVSPRTQRLQARLRGRYARETRFKWYGRAAIGFALVFLVILLGSIIMQGRTAFYSHSVTLPVHMDASRIDRSYPQGANFEQIVAEQQLRRLGVQDDASGSKAAAMKALFSSELKFQAAGMIARQPSLLGQTVPVTAPLSDNADLYLKGEISKATPEDQRRISNEQMAWLDRMKASGAVRAHFNTALFTKGDSTQPELAGLLGAVVGSALMLLVTALIAIPVGVGAAVWLEEYSPRNRITAIIEVNINNLAAVPSIVYGLLGLALFINFMHLPRASPLVGGLVLALMALPTVIIATRSSLKAVPPSIREAALAMGASRTQTVFGHVLPLAMPGVMTGSIIAMAHALGETAPLLLIGMISFVPGVPHAIDEPVGALPSLIYIWENASERAFHERTAAAILVLLAFMIVMNAAAILLRRRFERRW is encoded by the coding sequence ATGACTGACGCCGCCCAGAATCCGAGCGCTGTCAGCCCGCGCACCCAGCGTCTGCAGGCCCGTCTGCGCGGTCGCTACGCCCGCGAGACCCGCTTCAAGTGGTATGGCCGCGCGGCCATCGGCTTCGCCCTGGTCTTCCTGGTGATCCTGCTGGGCAGCATCATCATGCAGGGCCGCACCGCCTTCTACAGCCACAGCGTCACCCTGCCGGTCCACATGGACGCGTCGCGTATCGACCGGTCCTATCCGCAGGGCGCGAACTTCGAGCAGATCGTCGCCGAACAGCAGCTGCGTCGCCTGGGCGTCCAGGACGACGCCTCAGGCTCCAAGGCCGCGGCCATGAAGGCCCTGTTCTCGTCGGAGCTGAAGTTCCAGGCGGCGGGCATGATCGCGCGCCAGCCCAGCCTGCTGGGCCAGACCGTTCCGGTCACCGCCCCCCTGTCCGACAACGCCGACCTCTATCTGAAGGGCGAGATCTCCAAGGCTACGCCCGAGGACCAGCGCCGTATCAGCAATGAGCAGATGGCCTGGCTGGACCGGATGAAGGCCTCGGGCGCCGTTCGCGCCCACTTCAACACCGCCCTGTTCACCAAGGGCGACTCGACCCAGCCGGAGCTGGCGGGCCTGCTGGGCGCTGTGGTCGGTTCGGCTCTGATGCTGCTGGTTACGGCCCTGATCGCCATTCCGGTCGGCGTCGGCGCCGCCGTCTGGTTGGAAGAATACTCGCCGCGCAACCGCATCACCGCGATCATCGAGGTCAATATCAACAACCTGGCCGCCGTGCCGTCGATCGTCTACGGCCTGCTGGGTCTGGCCCTGTTCATCAACTTCATGCACCTGCCGCGCGCCAGCCCGCTGGTCGGCGGTCTGGTCCTGGCCCTGATGGCCCTGCCGACGGTGATCATCGCCACGCGCTCGTCGCTGAAGGCCGTGCCGCCGTCGATCCGCGAGGCCGCCCTGGCCATGGGCGCAAGCCGCACCCAGACGGTGTTCGGCCACGTCCTGCCCCTGGCCATGCCAGGCGTCATGACCGGCTCGATCATCGCCATGGCCCATGCCCTCGGCGAGACGGCGCCCCTGCTGCTGATCGGCATGATCAGCTTCGTCCCCGGCGTGCCGCACGCCATCGACGAGCCGGTCGGCGCCCTGCCTTCGCTGATCTACATCTGGGAGAACGCCTCGGAGCGCGCGTTCCACGAGCGGACCGCCGCCGCCATCCTTGTGCTCCTCGCTTTCATGATCGTCATGAACGCCGCCGCGATCCTGCTGCGCCGGCGCTTCGAACGTCGGTGGTAG
- a CDS encoding phage tail assembly chaperone produces the protein MDWRRPFGRRRIAAPETKDSRAGPLIALTGAGRARWTPRDYAHLGVGPEGFWRLSLKEWRMLTGGPVQAAPLGRGELERMKEMWPDD, from the coding sequence ATGGATTGGCGACGACCGTTCGGTCGGCGGCGCATCGCTGCGCCTGAAACCAAGGATAGTCGGGCGGGGCCGCTGATCGCCCTGACCGGCGCGGGTCGGGCGCGGTGGACGCCGCGCGATTATGCGCATCTGGGCGTGGGACCGGAAGGCTTCTGGCGGCTGTCGCTGAAGGAGTGGCGGATGCTGACAGGGGGGCCGGTTCAGGCCGCGCCGCTGGGGCGCGGAGAGCTGGAGCGGATGAAGGAGATGTGGCCGGATGACTGA
- a CDS encoding DUF805 domain-containing protein: MRGEILSYDDVSGTGLISGDDSLRYGFGRSAIQPGGVIAVGARVDFVPEGLEATQIMVLGGSPAAAAFGQAANSSYVARDTGGGYDFASAMFSFNGRLRRQHFWISWLILFGAGFVTGLIPIIGGLIGLVLIWPNVAITVKRLHDMGKTGWFAVIPWVANIVGIVMIISAVGMSIITNPQAFENEDPSAVLAMFGSMMGGIAVLFLVNLAFLLWIGITDSERGDNRFGPNPKGE; the protein is encoded by the coding sequence GTGCGCGGTGAAATTCTCAGCTACGATGATGTGTCAGGCACTGGCCTGATCAGCGGCGACGACAGCCTCCGCTACGGCTTTGGCCGTTCAGCGATCCAGCCTGGCGGCGTCATCGCCGTGGGCGCCCGCGTCGACTTCGTGCCCGAAGGCCTTGAAGCGACCCAGATCATGGTTCTGGGCGGTTCACCCGCCGCCGCCGCCTTCGGCCAGGCCGCGAACAGCTCCTACGTCGCCCGCGACACAGGCGGCGGCTACGACTTCGCCAGCGCCATGTTCTCGTTCAACGGCCGCCTGCGTCGCCAGCACTTCTGGATCAGCTGGCTGATCCTGTTCGGCGCCGGCTTCGTCACCGGCCTGATCCCCATTATCGGCGGCCTGATCGGCCTGGTTCTGATCTGGCCGAACGTGGCCATCACCGTCAAACGCCTGCACGACATGGGCAAGACCGGCTGGTTCGCCGTCATTCCCTGGGTCGCCAACATCGTCGGCATCGTCATGATCATCAGCGCTGTCGGCATGTCGATCATCACCAATCCCCAGGCCTTCGAAAACGAAGATCCCTCGGCCGTACTGGCCATGTTCGGCTCCATGATGGGCGGCATCGCCGTCCTCTTCCTGGTCAACCTAGCCTTCCTGCTCTGGATCGGCATCACCGACAGCGAGCGTGGCGACAACCGCTTCGGCCCCAACCCAAAGGGCGAATAA
- a CDS encoding YcgN family cysteine cluster protein: MAPRMKPFWETKTLAEMSPTEWESLCDGCGLCCVIRFEDEDTGEIIPTRVHCKLFDTEACACSDYANRKAQVPDCIKLTPGNIEALEWMPKSCGYRRIHEGRGLAWWHPLVSGDPETVHTAGVSVRRQTVSELALKEAEDALDFEAPEWRTERGGDANE; encoded by the coding sequence ATAGCCCCGCGCATGAAACCCTTCTGGGAAACCAAGACGCTGGCGGAGATGTCTCCGACCGAGTGGGAGAGCCTGTGCGACGGGTGCGGCCTGTGCTGCGTCATTCGCTTCGAGGACGAGGACACCGGCGAGATCATCCCGACACGGGTCCACTGCAAGCTGTTTGACACCGAGGCCTGCGCCTGTTCGGACTACGCCAACCGCAAGGCGCAGGTGCCGGACTGCATCAAGTTGACGCCCGGCAATATCGAGGCGCTGGAGTGGATGCCGAAGTCGTGCGGGTATCGGCGTATCCATGAGGGGCGAGGCCTGGCCTGGTGGCACCCTCTGGTCTCTGGCGATCCGGAGACCGTGCATACGGCCGGTGTTTCGGTACGGCGTCAGACGGTGTCGGAACTGGCGCTGAAGGAGGCGGAAGACGCCCTGGATTTCGAAGCCCCGGAATGGCGGACAGAGCGAGGCGGCGACGCTAACGAATAA
- a CDS encoding PAS domain-containing protein → MAIVVTQTGSGETGGRDAFDRLTAVACAAFDTPHAMIAVLDDDLAVFRAGVGLDETSVPRLESVSHVLVGMGPGAVVVVEDALAHQDFCKHPMVVGPPYVRAFLGATVCTPDGAPVGAIGVMDVKPRSAPTEAQVRLILELAGLAGQLVEHAEAMRQEAARLETLRLAEDMVGVGRWRYEVTSGDVSWSDEIYRIHGVAPGAFSPSLEDVFGHYHADDRAEIQRLVERALQTGEGYSFKLRLIGTDEVERVVAAEGATERDATGRVVALFGVLQDVTERERLLRAAQTNERRYRLLAENTGDVITRVKMDGSSKYISPAIQQLLGWTFEEMSGQSTDYVHPEDGHLVLGAIGKAVKTGEPTRLEHRAVHKNGSVVWVECTFKALRDENGHVDDVVVVIRDMTQRKALEAEVLEAKETAEAAARVKSEFLANMSHELRTPLTSVIGFSGLLQASEALPDEERVYVERIATASEALLGVINDILDYSKLEANAIEMDPEPFQVAALVDGAAAIVEGQCVAKGLNLKVVVDAAMPEVLTGDAGRLRQVMLNFLSNAVKFTGKGGVTLRVGGTADSEGRWRLRVAVTDTGIGIPAEKIEVLFQRFSQADASTTRVYGGTGLGLAISRRLIEIMGGEIGVDSQPGEGATFWFEAPLTEGGAMGGAVGRLVSGDEDLVAPGGMDGRRILMADDAPGNRELVSAILRGLGLEIDTVCDGAEAVQAMQTGTYDLVLMDVHMPVMDGLTATREIRRMQAGTGHRTPILALTANVQADQVARCLDSGMDGHLAKPIQIPELAGALAHWLAGGDPAALAS, encoded by the coding sequence ATGGCGATCGTGGTTACGCAGACGGGATCGGGTGAGACGGGCGGACGGGATGCGTTCGACCGGCTGACCGCTGTGGCCTGTGCGGCCTTTGACACGCCGCACGCCATGATCGCGGTGCTGGACGACGATCTGGCCGTGTTTCGCGCCGGCGTCGGTCTGGATGAGACCAGCGTGCCGCGGCTCGAGAGCGTCAGTCATGTCCTGGTGGGCATGGGGCCGGGCGCCGTGGTGGTCGTCGAGGACGCGCTGGCGCATCAGGACTTCTGCAAGCATCCGATGGTCGTGGGCCCCCCCTATGTGCGGGCCTTCCTGGGCGCCACGGTCTGTACGCCGGACGGCGCGCCGGTCGGCGCCATCGGCGTCATGGACGTCAAGCCGAGGTCGGCGCCCACCGAGGCGCAGGTGCGGTTGATCCTGGAGCTGGCGGGCCTGGCGGGGCAGCTGGTGGAACACGCGGAAGCCATGCGTCAGGAGGCGGCGCGTCTGGAAACCCTGCGCCTGGCCGAAGACATGGTCGGGGTCGGGCGCTGGCGCTATGAGGTCACGTCGGGCGACGTGAGCTGGTCGGATGAGATCTATCGCATCCACGGCGTGGCGCCGGGGGCGTTTTCACCCTCGCTGGAAGATGTCTTCGGCCACTATCACGCCGATGATCGGGCCGAGATCCAGCGCCTGGTCGAGCGGGCCTTGCAGACGGGCGAGGGCTACAGCTTCAAGCTGAGGCTGATCGGGACGGACGAGGTCGAGCGGGTGGTCGCCGCCGAGGGCGCGACCGAAAGGGATGCGACAGGCCGGGTCGTGGCCCTGTTCGGGGTCCTGCAGGACGTGACCGAGCGCGAGCGCCTGTTGCGGGCCGCCCAGACCAATGAGCGGCGCTATCGCCTGCTGGCCGAGAACACCGGCGACGTCATCACCCGCGTCAAGATGGACGGGTCGAGCAAGTATATTTCGCCGGCCATCCAGCAGCTTCTGGGCTGGACCTTCGAGGAAATGAGCGGCCAGTCGACCGACTATGTCCATCCCGAGGACGGGCATCTGGTGCTGGGGGCCATCGGCAAGGCGGTGAAGACCGGTGAGCCGACGCGCCTGGAGCACCGCGCCGTGCACAAGAACGGCTCGGTCGTCTGGGTCGAGTGCACCTTCAAGGCGTTGAGGGACGAGAACGGCCACGTCGACGACGTGGTGGTGGTGATCCGCGACATGACCCAACGCAAGGCCCTGGAAGCCGAGGTGCTGGAGGCCAAGGAGACGGCCGAGGCGGCGGCGCGGGTGAAGAGCGAATTCCTGGCCAACATGAGCCATGAGTTGCGCACGCCCCTGACCAGCGTGATCGGCTTCTCGGGCCTGTTGCAGGCGTCGGAGGCCCTGCCGGACGAGGAGCGGGTCTATGTCGAGCGGATCGCCACGGCGTCGGAGGCCCTGCTGGGGGTCATCAACGACATCCTCGACTATTCCAAGCTGGAAGCGAACGCGATCGAGATGGACCCCGAGCCCTTCCAGGTCGCGGCCCTGGTCGACGGGGCCGCGGCCATCGTCGAAGGGCAGTGCGTCGCCAAGGGGCTGAACCTCAAGGTGGTGGTTGATGCGGCCATGCCTGAGGTGCTGACCGGGGACGCCGGGCGGCTGCGCCAGGTCATGCTGAACTTCCTGTCCAATGCGGTGAAGTTCACCGGCAAGGGCGGGGTGACGTTGCGGGTTGGCGGGACGGCGGACTCCGAAGGACGCTGGCGGTTGCGGGTGGCGGTGACGGACACCGGCATCGGCATTCCGGCCGAGAAGATCGAGGTCCTGTTCCAGCGGTTCTCGCAGGCCGACGCCTCGACCACGCGGGTCTATGGCGGCACCGGCCTGGGGCTGGCGATTTCGCGGCGGCTGATCGAGATCATGGGCGGCGAGATCGGCGTCGACAGCCAGCCGGGCGAGGGGGCGACCTTCTGGTTCGAGGCGCCCTTGACCGAGGGCGGCGCGATGGGCGGGGCGGTCGGACGGCTGGTCAGCGGCGACGAAGATCTGGTGGCGCCGGGCGGCATGGACGGACGGCGTATCCTGATGGCTGACGATGCGCCGGGGAACCGGGAGCTGGTCAGCGCCATCCTGCGCGGGCTGGGGCTGGAGATCGACACCGTCTGCGACGGCGCCGAAGCGGTGCAGGCGATGCAGACGGGAACCTATGACCTGGTGCTGATGGACGTGCACATGCCGGTCATGGACGGGCTGACGGCGACGCGCGAAATCCGGCGGATGCAGGCGGGGACCGGGCATCGCACGCCGATCCTGGCGCTGACGGCCAACGTCCAGGCGGATCAGGTGGCGCGCTGCCTCGATTCCGGCATGGACGGGCATCTGGCCAAGCCGATCCAGATTCCCGAGCTGGCCGGGGCCCTGGCCCACTGGCTGGCGGGTGGCGATCCGGCGGCGCTGGCGAGCTGA
- a CDS encoding phage tail tape measure protein, with protein sequence MTDSFRPDGIDAVPVKAAEAAQALEGLREPAERAAASIEEAFGRAGESLTRSLTRAAADGEVTLAELARAVLNAVNAAAGSGGKGGLSDAISAIMSGFGGARAEGGPVLGGGAYLVGERGPEVFRPAGTGSIEPMGGGAGVTVNVSVDGGAQGLLRSEAQIARMLARATALGARRM encoded by the coding sequence ATGACTGACAGTTTCAGGCCGGACGGGATCGACGCTGTGCCGGTGAAGGCGGCGGAGGCGGCGCAGGCTCTGGAGGGGTTGCGGGAGCCGGCAGAGCGGGCGGCGGCCTCGATCGAGGAGGCGTTCGGCCGGGCGGGCGAGAGCCTGACGCGGTCGCTGACGCGGGCGGCGGCGGACGGTGAAGTGACGCTGGCCGAGCTGGCGCGGGCGGTGCTGAACGCGGTCAATGCGGCGGCGGGATCGGGCGGCAAGGGCGGGCTGTCGGACGCGATCTCCGCAATCATGAGCGGTTTCGGCGGGGCGCGGGCTGAGGGCGGGCCGGTGCTGGGCGGGGGCGCCTATCTGGTCGGCGAGCGCGGGCCGGAGGTGTTCCGGCCGGCCGGTACGGGAAGCATCGAACCGATGGGCGGCGGTGCGGGGGTCACGGTCAACGTCAGCGTGGACGGCGGGGCGCAGGGCCTGTTGCGATCCGAGGCGCAGATCGCGCGGATGCTGGCGCGGGCCACGGCTCTTGGCGCGCGAAGGATGTAG
- the phoU gene encoding phosphate signaling complex protein PhoU, with protein MNQHTVKAYGDELNQLTAEVVRMGGLAEAQVADAIESVARRDVALAKAVVERDNRLDALHRDIEKKSIRLIALRQPVASDLRRTLGAMKLASDLERTGDLAKNIAKRALILAEGEPMQPLTRSIERMGRLVSTRLRDVLDAYTASEVERALSVWSTDDEVDEHYNALFRELLTYMMGDPRTITACTHLLFMAKNLERIGDHATNIAETVHYEITGEEMLGERPKAVPGPGEEPTPTPHISTPPSDPTDA; from the coding sequence ATGAACCAGCATACGGTCAAGGCTTACGGCGACGAACTGAACCAACTGACGGCCGAGGTCGTCCGCATGGGCGGTCTGGCCGAGGCCCAGGTGGCGGACGCCATCGAATCCGTCGCGCGCCGCGATGTGGCGCTGGCCAAGGCGGTGGTCGAGCGCGACAACCGCCTGGACGCCCTGCATCGCGACATCGAGAAGAAGTCCATCCGCCTGATCGCCCTGCGTCAGCCGGTGGCGTCTGATCTGCGCCGGACGTTGGGGGCCATGAAGCTGGCCTCGGATCTGGAGCGCACCGGCGACCTGGCCAAGAACATCGCCAAGCGGGCGCTGATCCTGGCCGAGGGCGAACCGATGCAGCCCCTGACCCGCTCGATCGAGCGGATGGGGCGTCTGGTCTCGACCCGCCTGCGCGACGTGCTGGACGCCTATACGGCCTCGGAGGTCGAGCGCGCCCTGTCGGTGTGGAGCACCGATGACGAGGTGGACGAGCACTACAACGCCCTGTTCCGCGAGCTGCTGACCTACATGATGGGCGACCCGCGCACGATCACGGCCTGCACCCATCTGCTGTTCATGGCCAAGAACCTGGAGCGGATCGGCGACCACGCGACCAATATCGCCGAGACCGTCCACTATGAGATCACCGGCGAGGAAATGCTGGGTGAACGGCCCAAGGCCGTGCCTGGTCCAGGCGAAGAGCCCACGCCGACGCCGCACATCTCGACCCCGCCGTCCGATCCGACGGACGCCTGA